The proteins below are encoded in one region of Paenisporosarcina cavernae:
- a CDS encoding squalene/phytoene synthase family protein — translation MHSTKNQTKHVMNMLKETSRTFYLPISFLSADLKSTVAAAYLCMRAIDEIEDHPALGNDVKKSLLTSVSQNLAGDFDANQYAKDLAGYESVLPEVTWKLADWIDYCPEKVRRKVQDSTSEMAFGMAKWAERNWRVDTKEDLDEYTYYVAGLVGVMLSDLWESYGHEKTDREKSIAFGRGLQLVNILRNQQEDAERGVSYVPNGWMRDDLFTYADENLSRAKDYVHDIQDKRIKMFCKIPYALAERTLAAMKKGQEKMSRTEVEDVVAALEKETL, via the coding sequence ATGCATTCCACCAAAAACCAAACAAAACACGTGATGAACATGCTCAAAGAAACGAGTCGCACATTCTATCTTCCCATCAGCTTCCTTTCCGCTGACTTGAAAAGCACAGTGGCCGCTGCTTATCTCTGCATGCGTGCGATTGATGAGATTGAAGACCATCCGGCTCTTGGCAATGACGTGAAGAAATCACTACTGACAAGTGTGTCACAAAACCTTGCAGGGGATTTTGACGCGAACCAGTATGCAAAGGACCTAGCGGGGTACGAAAGCGTCTTGCCGGAAGTTACATGGAAGTTGGCCGATTGGATTGACTACTGTCCAGAGAAAGTACGTCGGAAAGTGCAGGACTCAACGAGTGAAATGGCTTTTGGAATGGCGAAATGGGCAGAACGAAACTGGCGTGTTGATACGAAAGAAGATTTAGACGAATACACATACTACGTAGCTGGACTTGTCGGGGTTATGCTGAGCGATTTGTGGGAATCATACGGACACGAAAAAACAGATCGAGAGAAATCCATCGCTTTTGGACGAGGCTTGCAGTTAGTTAACATTCTGCGTAACCAACAAGAAGACGCCGAACGCGGTGTAAGCTACGTACCAAATGGCTGGATGCGTGATGACCTCTTTACGTATGCCGATGAAAATTTATCACGTGCAAAAGACTATGTACACGACATTCAAGACAAGCGCATCAAAATGTTTTGCAAAATCCCATATGCCTTAGCGGAACGAACACTCGCTGCCATGAAAAAAGGGCAGGAGAAAATGTCTCGAACAGAAGTGGAAGACGTCGTCGCAGCACTCGAAAAAGAAACTTTATAA
- a CDS encoding alpha/beta fold hydrolase yields MTKKEMELRDGNLFYEVHGTGEAILLLHGFCGSSAYWDDVVPTLAKSHQVFVLDLPGHGASDASFGNYEMEYMADLLRDFLDAVHIDKVTMIGHSLGGYITLAFAEKYEDRLNGFSLVHSTSLADSEEGKEGREAAIAKIESEGLPAFIEGLIPKLFAPNAETDSLQEKAKAIGYKTSKEGAVGFLRAMKNRKDRTTTLEDSSVKALLVAGEKDGVIPPEKTFLVNRERLSLALIKDAGHMSMMEQPSQLIEKLESFLEE; encoded by the coding sequence ATGACGAAAAAAGAGATGGAATTACGAGATGGAAATTTATTTTATGAAGTGCATGGTACGGGTGAAGCCATTCTGTTATTACATGGTTTCTGCGGAAGTAGTGCGTACTGGGATGATGTAGTGCCGACATTGGCAAAATCACATCAAGTATTCGTGTTAGATTTACCGGGTCACGGTGCATCGGATGCTTCTTTTGGGAATTATGAAATGGAATATATGGCAGATTTACTTCGTGATTTTTTAGATGCGGTACATATTGATAAGGTGACGATGATTGGACATTCTCTTGGAGGATATATAACACTTGCTTTTGCTGAAAAGTACGAAGATCGATTAAATGGATTTTCTCTCGTGCATTCAACTTCTTTAGCGGATAGTGAAGAAGGAAAAGAAGGTCGAGAGGCGGCGATTGCAAAAATAGAGAGTGAAGGACTACCGGCGTTTATTGAAGGGCTCATTCCGAAATTATTTGCTCCAAATGCGGAAACAGATTCGCTACAGGAAAAGGCAAAAGCCATTGGCTACAAAACGTCTAAAGAAGGTGCAGTTGGTTTCCTTCGGGCAATGAAAAATAGAAAAGATCGCACGACAACATTAGAAGATTCGAGCGTGAAGGCGCTATTAGTAGCTGGTGAAAAGGATGGTGTCATTCCACCAGAGAAGACCTTCCTCGTGAACCGAGAGCGATTAAGTCTTGCGCTAATTAAAGATGCAGGACATATGAGTATGATGGAGCAGCCGAGCCAGTTGATTGAAAAGCTTGAATCATTTTTAGAGGAATAA
- the cax gene encoding calcium/proton exchanger: MVNKIFTIIAGIGVPLTIIASLMHWSSIAMFLIGAITVIALSSFMGRATESLAVVSGPRIGGLLNATFGNAVELIISIFALKAGLIGVVLASLTGSVIGNLLLVAGLSFFLGGLKFKRQKFSFHDAQHNAGLLIFAVIVAFVIPEIFSMSMNETETLQLSVGISIVMIALYLAGLFFKLVTHRGVYQHSEGEEYSEHEEPEWSKKKSILILLIATLAVAYVSENLVHTFESVGEQFGWSQLFIGVIIVAIVGNAAEHASAILMAMKNKMDVAVEIAIGSTLQIAMFVAPLLVLISLLMPESMPLVFTIPELVAMATAVMLTVSISNDGESNWFEGLTMLAAYVIMGIGFFLL, encoded by the coding sequence ATGGTGAACAAAATTTTTACAATTATTGCGGGCATTGGTGTTCCGCTGACGATTATCGCTTCTTTGATGCACTGGTCCTCTATCGCCATGTTCCTCATTGGAGCAATAACCGTCATTGCCCTTTCTAGTTTTATGGGAAGAGCAACCGAGAGTCTTGCAGTCGTAAGTGGACCACGAATTGGTGGTTTGTTAAATGCAACTTTCGGTAACGCAGTGGAACTGATTATCTCGATATTTGCCCTAAAAGCGGGTCTAATCGGTGTCGTTCTGGCATCATTAACGGGTTCCGTCATTGGGAACTTATTGCTAGTTGCGGGACTTTCCTTCTTTTTAGGTGGGTTGAAATTTAAACGACAAAAATTTAGTTTTCACGATGCGCAACACAATGCTGGATTATTGATCTTTGCCGTCATTGTCGCATTCGTTATACCAGAAATATTTTCAATGTCCATGAATGAAACCGAAACACTTCAATTGAGTGTAGGAATTTCGATCGTGATGATCGCATTATACTTGGCTGGTTTATTCTTCAAATTAGTTACGCACCGAGGGGTCTATCAACACTCTGAAGGCGAAGAATATTCCGAGCATGAAGAACCGGAATGGTCGAAAAAGAAATCTATTCTGATCCTACTCATCGCAACTTTAGCAGTAGCTTATGTGTCGGAAAATCTCGTACATACATTTGAATCGGTAGGAGAACAATTTGGCTGGTCGCAGCTCTTTATCGGGGTAATTATCGTTGCGATCGTCGGAAATGCAGCAGAACACGCATCTGCAATTCTAATGGCGATGAAAAACAAAATGGACGTTGCGGTCGAAATTGCGATCGGATCCACCTTGCAAATCGCCATGTTTGTCGCACCACTACTTGTGCTAATCTCATTGTTAATGCCTGAATCGATGCCACTTGTCTTCACGATTCCAGAACTCGTTGCCATGGCAACAGCCGTTATGCTAACTGTCAGCATCTCCAACGACGGGGAATCGAACTGGTTTGAAGGACTGACGATGCTAGCAGCTTACGTTATAATGGGAATAGGATTTTTCTTACTATAG
- a CDS encoding DUF1836 domain-containing protein encodes MTISEEKIGLNRKIESSKLPNIDLYVDQIMQLFEEVFEQSKRNPEEKIMTKTMINNYAKGKLLQPIENKKYSKNNILLIALIYHMKGTLSLQDIQKVLHQVKETNAIEALYETFENAQPPLTDHFEQSVQTIEEKESDRIQKILSFVQLSNFYRKAAEQLIDELPEIPEPKKSKPVK; translated from the coding sequence GTGACTATATCGGAAGAAAAAATTGGATTAAACCGAAAAATTGAATCGAGTAAACTACCTAATATCGATTTATATGTCGATCAAATTATGCAATTGTTTGAGGAAGTGTTTGAGCAATCAAAACGTAATCCTGAAGAAAAAATCATGACCAAAACGATGATTAATAATTACGCAAAAGGGAAGTTGCTTCAACCAATTGAAAATAAAAAGTATTCGAAGAACAATATATTGTTAATTGCGTTGATCTACCACATGAAGGGGACACTTTCGCTTCAAGATATTCAAAAAGTGCTTCATCAAGTGAAAGAAACGAATGCGATTGAAGCATTATATGAAACATTCGAAAATGCTCAACCTCCTCTTACTGACCATTTCGAGCAGTCTGTTCAAACAATCGAAGAGAAAGAATCAGATCGGATTCAAAAAATCCTATCGTTTGTACAACTGAGCAACTTTTATCGCAAAGCAGCAGAGCAGTTAATTGACGAGTTGCCAGAGATTCCAGAACCGAAAAAATCAAAACCTGTGAAATAA
- the trhA gene encoding PAQR family membrane homeostasis protein TrhA, whose protein sequence is MNTYFREPFNSLSHWIGALLSIAGFVLLLMKATTLENPTLPVVAVVIFGISMILLYSASGLYHMIIAKDSVIAFFRRLDHSMIFVLIAGSYAPFCLVALRDTTGIVVFTVVSVVAILGIIFKMVWFHAPRWVSTSLYIGLGWIIIFLSGRLAEVLSSTGLFFLVLGGIMYTIGGIIYGLKPKFMENLILGYHEIFHLFILLGTASHFVSVYLYVLK, encoded by the coding sequence ATGAATACGTATTTTAGAGAACCTTTTAATAGTCTATCTCATTGGATTGGCGCACTACTTTCTATAGCCGGATTTGTTTTATTGTTGATGAAAGCAACGACATTGGAAAATCCTACACTACCCGTAGTAGCGGTCGTTATATTTGGGATTAGCATGATTTTACTTTACTCAGCTTCTGGGCTGTATCATATGATTATCGCAAAGGATTCTGTCATCGCCTTTTTTCGACGTTTAGATCATTCCATGATTTTCGTCTTAATTGCAGGATCTTACGCACCATTTTGTTTAGTTGCACTTCGAGATACAACTGGGATCGTAGTGTTTACCGTCGTCTCTGTTGTAGCCATTCTTGGCATTATTTTTAAAATGGTATGGTTTCACGCACCACGCTGGGTCTCCACTAGTTTGTATATTGGTCTAGGTTGGATCATTATTTTCTTAAGTGGTCGTTTGGCGGAAGTCCTTTCTTCTACCGGCTTATTCTTCCTAGTCCTTGGAGGAATTATGTATACGATCGGCGGAATAATCTACGGATTAAAGCCGAAATTTATGGAAAATCTTATTCTCGGCTATCATGAGATCTTCCACTTATTTATCCTATTAGGAACGGCAAGTCATTTTGTCAGCGTCTACCTGTATGTACTGAAATAG